The Corallococcus silvisoli genome contains the following window.
TTGATGGGGTGGCCCACGTAGTCCGAGTACTGGGTGATGAGCTGGCGCAGCTTCCACTCGTCCAGGAACTCCTTCTGGTCCGGCTTCAGGTGCAGCGTGATGGCCGTGCCGCGCGTGGCCTTCTCCGCGGGCTCCACCGTGAACGTGCCGTGCGCCTCCGACGCCCACTTCCACGCGGACGTCTCCCCCGCGGCGCGGCTCACCACCTCCACGCGGTCCGCCACCAGGTACGCGCTGTAGAAGCCCACGCCGAACTGGCCGATGAGCTGCATGTCCTTCTGGCCCTTCTGCGCCAGCGCCTGGAGGAACTCGCGCGAACCGGAGTGCGCGATGGTGCCCAGGTTCTTCACCAGCTCGTCGTGCGTCATGCCGATGCCGGTGTCCTCCAGGGTGAGGGTCCCCTTGTCGGCGTCCGGGACGATGCGCAGCTCCAGCGTGGGCTCGTCCTTGAGGAGGTCCGGCTCCGTGATGGCGCGGAAGCGCAGCTTGTCCAGCGCGTCGGACGCGTTGGACACCAGCTCGCGCAGGAAGATCTCCTGGTGGCTGTAGAGCGAGTTGATGACCAGGCTCAGCAGCTGCTGGATCTCCGCCTGGAATGAGTGGGTTTCCCTCTGGGGGTGGGTCTCTGCGGACATGAAGGCCTCCGGGCGCTGACGACACGCGCCAATGCCTTCCCCATAACCATGCCCGCCGGCTTGTCGAGAAGAGGGAATCCATGTCCCACCCTTCCGCTGGGAGGCGGGGGCGGGTTGGGGTAGGGAAGGGGCATGCCCAAGTCCCGAACCCTCCTGCCCCTGCTCGGCGCGATGCTCCTGTCGGGCACCGCCCCCGCCGCGGAAGCGCCCGCCCGCCTGCCCGATGCCCCGACGCTGAAGCGGATGACCGCGCGCTTCGCCCCGGTGGACCTCAAGGTGGACGTCTCGAAGCTGCCGGACGCGGAGAAGCGCGCCCTGGCCAAGGTCATCCAGGCCGCGAAGTTGATGGACCCCCTCTTCCTGCGCCAGGCCTGGGCGGGCAACGAGGCGCTGCTGCTGGACCTGGTGAAGGACACGACGCCCCTGGGCAAGGAGCGGCTGCACGCGTTCCTGCTCAACAAGGGCCCCTGGTCGCGCCTGGACGAGGCGAAGCCGTTCCTGCCCGGCGTGCCGCCGAAGCCGGACGAGGGCAACTTCTATCCCGCGGGCGCCACCAAGGCGGAGGTGGAGGCGTGGGTGAAGAGCCTGCCGGAGGCGCAGCAGCACGCGGCCACGGGCTTCTTCACCACGCTGCGCAAGGCGCCGGACGGCAAGTTCGTGACCGTGCCCTACAGCGTGGAGTACCAGGGCGAGCTGGCCATGGCCGCGCAGCTGTTGCGTGAGGCGGCGGCGCTCACCCAGCAGCCCACGCTCAAGGCCTTCCTGGAGAAGCGCGCGGAGGCGTTCCTGTCCAACGACTACTACGCGAGCGAGGTCGCGTGGATGGAGCTGGACGCGAGCGTGGAGCCCACCGTGGGCCCCTATGAGGTCTACGAGGACGGCTGGTTCAACTACAAGGCCGCGTTCGAGGCGTTCATCGGCCTGCGCGACGACGCGGAGACCCAGAAGCTGGCGAAGTTCAGCGCGGAGCTCCAGGAGCTGGAGAACAACCTCCCCATCGAGCCCGCGCTGCGCAACCCGAAGCTGGGCGCGCTGGCCCCCATCCGCGTCATCAACAGCATCTACTCCTCCGGCGACGGCAACCGGGGCGTGCAGACGGCGGCCTTCAACCTGCCCAACGACGAGCGCGTGGCGGCGGAGAAGGGCACCAAGCGCGTGATGCTCAAGAACGTGCAGGAGGCCAAGTTCCAGCGCGTGCTGCTGCCCATCGCGAAGGTGGCGCTGCCCGCGAAGGACCGCAAGGACGTGTCCTTCGACGCCTTCTTCACGCACATCCTGATGCACGAGCTGATGCACGGCCTGGGGCCCCACAACGTCACCGTGGCCGGGAAGCAGACCACGGTGCGGCAGGCGCTCCAGGCGTCCTCCAGCGCCATCGAGGAGGCCAAGGCGGACATCTCCGGCCTGTGGGCGCTCCAGCGGCTGGTGGACAAGGGCACGCTGGACAAGGAGCTGCAGCGGACCATGTACACGACGTTCCTCGCGTCCGCGTTCCGCTCCATCCGCTTCGGCATCGACGAGGCGCACGGCAAGGGCATCGCGCTGCAGCTCAACCACTTCCTGGACACCGGCGCGGTGAAGGTGAACGCGGACGGCACCTTTGAAGTGGTGCCGGACAAGATCCAGGCGTCCGTCACGTCGCTGACGAACCAGCTCATGGCCCTCCAGGCCCAGGGCGACCGCGCGGCCGCGGAGGCGCTGCTCGCGAAGCAGGGCGTGGTGCGGCCCTCCGTGCAGAAGGTGCTGGAGCGGCTGAAGAACGTGCCGGTGGACATCGAGCCGCGCTACGTCACGGCCGACGCGGTGGTGAAGGACTTCGGCGCCCCGGCGTCGGGGACGAAGTAGCGTCCGCCGCCATTCCCCGTCCCACCGCGCGACTTTTTCCGTGCGCGCGGGGCGGGGCATGGCCAGTCAGGAGGCCATGGTGCCCGAGCCCACCCCTCATCCCGCGTCACCCGACCCGTGGGGTGTCGTGCTCGCGCTGGCGGTGCTGGGCGCGTGGGGCGGACACCTGGCGTGGCTGCTGGCGGGGCCCGCGCTGCCGTGGGCCTCACCGCTCCCCTGGCTGCACGTCGTGCTCCAGATGTGGCTGTCCACCGGCCTCTTCATCACCGGCCATGACGCCATGCATGGCACCGTGTCCCGGGACCGCCGGGTGAACGCGGCGGTGGGCCGGGTGGCCTGCTTCCTCTTCGCGGGCCTGTCCTACCGGCGGCTGGGGGTGAACCACCGCGCGCACCATGAGGACCCCACCGGCGAGCACGACCCGGACTTCTCCACCCGCACCCAGGCCTTCTGGCCATGGTTCGGCACGTTCATGGTGCGCTACACGACGTGGCCGCAGCTCATGGTGATGGCGCTGAAGTTCAACGCGCTGCTCTGGCTGGGGGTGCCCCAGGCGCGCATCCTGGCCTTCTGGGTGCTGCCGTCGCTGCTGGCCACCGTGCAGCTCTTCTACTTCGGCACGTACCAGCCGCACCGGCGCCCGGACACGCCCCGGATGGCGCCACACCACGCGCGCAGCCTGTCGCGCAACCACCCGTGGGCCCTGCTGTCATGCTTCTTCTTCGGCTACCACTGGGAGCACCACGCGTCCCCTGGGACGCCCTGGTGGCGGCTGTGGCGGGCGAAGGACGCCCGGCGGTAACCGGAATGGGGGCTGGGACGTTATAGAGGGAGCCATGCGCGACAAGCTCCCTCCCGAGCCCCCCGGCTCCGAAGTGACGCCGGAGCACCTCTACCTGCGCCGCCGCGAGTTCATCAAGAACGCGGGGCTGTTCGCGGGCACCGCCGCGGTGGTGGGAGGAGGGCTGTACCTGCTGGGGATGAAGCGCACCCGGCCCATGGATGGCTTCGTGCCGGACGCCGGCACGGTGGCGCAGCCGGTGGCGCCGGCCCAGGGCGTCTTCGACACCGACGAGCTGCGCACGCCCTACGAGGACGTCACCACCTACAACAACTTCTACGAGTTCGGCCTGGACAAGAACGACCCGGCCCGCCGCGCGCACGCGCTGAAGACGCGGCCGTGGACCGTCGTCATCGACGGCGAGGTGCACACGCCGTGGACGGTGGACGTGGATCAGCTCATCTCCGCCTTCCCGCTGGAGGAGCGCGTCTACCGGATGCGCTGCGTGGAGGCCTGGTCCATGGTGATTCCGTGGCTGGGGCTGCCCCTGGGCAAGCTGCTGGAGCGCGTGCAGCCCACGTCGTTCGCGAAGTACGTGGCCTTCACCACGCTGGATGACCCGGAGCAGATGCCCGGCCAGAAGAGCCCG
Protein-coding sequences here:
- a CDS encoding dipeptidyl-peptidase 3 family protein, whose translation is MPKSRTLLPLLGAMLLSGTAPAAEAPARLPDAPTLKRMTARFAPVDLKVDVSKLPDAEKRALAKVIQAAKLMDPLFLRQAWAGNEALLLDLVKDTTPLGKERLHAFLLNKGPWSRLDEAKPFLPGVPPKPDEGNFYPAGATKAEVEAWVKSLPEAQQHAATGFFTTLRKAPDGKFVTVPYSVEYQGELAMAAQLLREAAALTQQPTLKAFLEKRAEAFLSNDYYASEVAWMELDASVEPTVGPYEVYEDGWFNYKAAFEAFIGLRDDAETQKLAKFSAELQELENNLPIEPALRNPKLGALAPIRVINSIYSSGDGNRGVQTAAFNLPNDERVAAEKGTKRVMLKNVQEAKFQRVLLPIAKVALPAKDRKDVSFDAFFTHILMHELMHGLGPHNVTVAGKQTTVRQALQASSSAIEEAKADISGLWALQRLVDKGTLDKELQRTMYTTFLASAFRSIRFGIDEAHGKGIALQLNHFLDTGAVKVNADGTFEVVPDKIQASVTSLTNQLMALQAQGDRAAAEALLAKQGVVRPSVQKVLERLKNVPVDIEPRYVTADAVVKDFGAPASGTK
- a CDS encoding fatty acid desaturase; this encodes MVPEPTPHPASPDPWGVVLALAVLGAWGGHLAWLLAGPALPWASPLPWLHVVLQMWLSTGLFITGHDAMHGTVSRDRRVNAAVGRVACFLFAGLSYRRLGVNHRAHHEDPTGEHDPDFSTRTQAFWPWFGTFMVRYTTWPQLMVMALKFNALLWLGVPQARILAFWVLPSLLATVQLFYFGTYQPHRRPDTPRMAPHHARSLSRNHPWALLSCFFFGYHWEHHASPGTPWWRLWRAKDARR
- the msrP gene encoding protein-methionine-sulfoxide reductase catalytic subunit MsrP, with the translated sequence MRDKLPPEPPGSEVTPEHLYLRRREFIKNAGLFAGTAAVVGGGLYLLGMKRTRPMDGFVPDAGTVAQPVAPAQGVFDTDELRTPYEDVTTYNNFYEFGLDKNDPARRAHALKTRPWTVVIDGEVHTPWTVDVDQLISAFPLEERVYRMRCVEAWSMVIPWLGLPLGKLLERVQPTSFAKYVAFTTLDDPEQMPGQKSPVLDWPYVEGLRLDEALHPLTLLATGLYGKQLPAQNGAPLRLVVPWKYGFKGIKSIVRITLTREQPPTTWNLANPREYGFYANVNPAVDHPRWSQASERRIGETSRRPTLPFNGYAEQVADLYRGMDLKRDF